The sequence below is a genomic window from Citricoccus muralis.
ATGGGCCGCAGGGTCTGCGCGTGAACTCCGTGGGCCCGGCCTACATTGACACCCCGCTGCTGCAGGGGCTGCCGGAGGAGTTCCGTTCCGCATTGATCGCGAAGCACCCGTTGGGTCGCCTGGGCCGCGCTGAAGAGGTGGCTACGCTGGTGCGCTTCCTGCTGTCGGAGGAAGCATCCTTCATCACCGGCAGCTACCACCTGGTGGACGGTGGCTACACCGCCGTGTAATTGACCTGATACCGGGCGCAGACGAAACTGCGGTTCTGCACGGTATCCACCAAGTCCAGCTGTAACTGGCGTGGGAGCAGTGGCGCGCCCGTCCCGAGGGTGACGGGCGCGTACTGCACCCACACCTCGTCCAAGAGCTGGGCATCGGCGAACTGGCCGGCCAGGTCACCGCCACCCATCACCCAGATGTCTTTGTCGCCGGCCGATGCCTCGATCTGCGGGAACACCTCATTGATCTCACCCTGTACGACGCGCACGTCCTTGCCCTTAGGGGTCGGGAGGTCCCGGTGGCTGAAGATCCATGTTGGTTCCTCGTAGACCCATTCGTCCTGCTGCTGCCGCACCCACTCATAAGTGGAGGCACCCAAAACCAGCGCTCCGATGTTCTTGATGAAGCCTGGGTACCCCATGGGTCCCTCGGGGTCGAACTCCTGCCGGAACAGCCAGTCCAGAGAATGATCCTTGCTGGCGATGAAGCCGTCGAGGCTGGTCGCGGTGTAATAGTGCGTGGTCATCGAGCCAGGCTACTCGCAGTGGCGCTCGATCAGTAGCGCTCGATGGCGTACTGGGCGGCCATGCGCACCGGGGCATTCGGTGCACCGTAACCGTTGTAGCCGGTGCGCCGCTCCACCACTTCGAAGAACACGGTGCCGATGGTGCGAGTGTAGAAGTGTAGGAACTCGCCCTCATCGTCGCGATCGTAGAGCAGGTGGTGCTCACGCAGGGTGTCCATGAACTTCTCGTCGAGCCGGAACCGGGCCTGCAGATCCTCGTAGTAGTTGTCCGGGACCGGCAGGAATCGCAGGCCGGCTGCGGCAGCATTGCGGGCCAGCGACACGATGTCATCGGTGGCGAAGGCCAGGTGCTGCGGGTAGGCGGAGCGGCGCATCTGATCGTGGCTGCCGGTGGGTACCCGCTCGGTTCCTTGGTTGTGGGTTGGGGCAACATCGAGCACCTGGGGCACCATGTTCAGCGGCAGGCGGATGGTGCCGTCCTCCGTACGCATCACCTGAGAGCGCACCAGCCCCTGCGGAGAGGGCACCTCGGCCGGGGGCTGGGTGCCCAGGCCGAGGGCCGCG
It includes:
- a CDS encoding dihydrofolate reductase family protein yields the protein MTTHYYTATSLDGFIASKDHSLDWLFRQEFDPEGPMGYPGFIKNIGALVLGASTYEWVRQQQDEWVYEEPTWIFSHRDLPTPKGKDVRVVQGEINEVFPQIEASAGDKDIWVMGGGDLAGQFADAQLLDEVWVQYAPVTLGTGAPLLPRQLQLDLVDTVQNRSFVCARYQVNYTAV